GGTGTGGATAAAGACTCCACTGCTTTGACACAGATGTTGGGTGATAAATACCGTTTGGCTCCGTTGGCCGATTGCCGCGTACGTCCGCAAACGTTAATAGAAATGGCTCATAACCCCATACACGATAAAAATGCGCTAGAACCACTATACCTAAAACCGGCACGGTTTGAGTTGGGCAAATGATTATCTTGGCCCAAGCGCATCATGCGGCAGATTTGGCAGAGATAGAAGCCCAGCAACCAAATGCCGCCGGCTGGAAAAGACAGGGGTTTGAAGGAGAGTTAGCACAATCTTGCTCCCAAATTTATTGTGCGTGTTCAAATCATAAAATAATTGGTTTTTTGGCATTGCGCAGCGCAGGCGGATTTGCTGAAATTTTAAATGTAGCGGTAGAGATAAATTTTACAAGGCAAGGAGTCGGGTTTAGCCTGTTAAGTTATGCTTTAGACCGCTTAAAAGAACAAGCCGTTAACCAAGTGACATTGGAAGTGGCTCAAGACAATAAACCGGCCGTTTCTTTATACAAAAAAGCCGGATTGCAAATTTTAGGTCAAAGAAAAGACTTTTACGGCGCTGGAAAAAATGCTTTTATTATGGGACTTAATTTATGAGAAAAATCTTTCTTTTACTTTTTTTATCTGTCGCGCTACTGGAGGCTGCCCCACTAAAATTAAGTCCGCAAGGGCAAAATCAGGCCCAATTGTATTTGGATTTTTTGCAAGGCGCTATATTAGAAGATAAAGATTTTAAACAATCTTGTCTCCACTATCAAAAAGCATTCCAACTAGCACCCACCAGCAAATATTTACGACAACTTTTAATGATGTGCGCCTTGTCCGAAAAAGACATGAAAAAGGCCGATTTGTATGCAGATTATATTGACATGGGCGAAAATGATGAAACGGACCTGTCTATTTACGCGTTTTACAAATGGAGAAAAGGCGAAATATCCCAAGCCAAGAAATACTATGAATTATCTTTGGAGAAAAATCCGGACGATTTACGCACCCTATACCAATATCTGTTGCTATTAAGTTATATCGACGTTGACCAAGCGGCCCAAAAACTAGAAGAACGCAAGGATAGTTATCCTGGTTTAACGCACGTCATCTATTATGAAATCGGTAATATCTACTATCACAAAAAACAATTCACCAAAGCCTTAGACTATTACAACAAATCCACTCAAGAAAAGCCGGAGTACCCTCAACCCTATTTGGCGCGGGCCGAAATGTATGAAAGGGCTTCTCAATTTTTTCTCATGCTGCGTGAGTTGGAACAAGTGGAAAAATTAGGCTATGAAGATGCCTCTGTGTTTTCGCGCATGGGATCTGTGTTTATTATTGTAAATGATACTGCCAAAGCAAAACATTATTTTCAAAAAGCAAAGGCTTTGTATAATGCGGATATTCCGGCAGGGTACTTTTTGGCTCTGTTGGCGGAAGAAGAAGGGGATTTTGCCTCCGCCATCAGTTATCTGCAAGAAACGGCCGACTATGAAAAAGATGCCGGCAAATGGCTGCAAGTATCTTTTTACCAAGAACAATTAAAAGATGAAAAAGCCGCTTTAAAAACCTTAAAAACCGCTCATCAAAAATTTGCAGACAATATAGAAATTGCCTACTTTTATGCTTTGATGCTCCAACAACTAGAACAACATAAAAAAGCCACCGCTATATTTAAAAAAATCTTATCTACCAATCCCCAATATGAAAACGCCAGATTAGCGTTGGCCTTTTCTTTGGAATCCTTGAAAAAATATAATGAAATGGAACAAGAAATCCTCTTGATTTTACAGCAAAATCCCGAGAATGCCGCCGCCTATAATTTGTGGGGATATAGTTTGACGCAAAGAAATCTTGACTTAGACAAAGCCCAAGAATTAATTACAAAAGCATTGTCCCTTTCTCCCAAAGACAAATCTTTTATCGATTCTTTGGGTTGGGTGTATTATCAAAAGCAAAATTACACCGCCGCCTTGGATATCTGGAATGGACTAGATATGGAGTTTATCCAAAAAAATCCGGAAGTGTCCTATCACGTGGGTGCCACCTACTATCAGTTAAAACAATGGGATCAAGCTCAAAAATATTTGAAAATGGCTGCTCCCACTCTAAAACCTGCCAAAAAACTGCTAAAAAAGTTAAAGAAACAGTCCTTGCAGGATAAAAATTAGATTTGCTAAGATAAAATTTGGATTATGTTAGAGAAAAAAAATCAATTAATGGCTTTACTTCCTTCAGAAAACATTCTTATTTTGAAGGATGCCACTTCAAAAACAGATGTCATCAGCCAGCTAACTCAGTTGGTTTGTCAAGGGGAAAATTCCCTAGATTATACTGATGTCTTTACGCAGATTTTAAAAAGAGAGGAATCTCTTTCCACTACGTTAGATACCGGGCTCAGCATTCCTCATGCCCGTTTGGAAGAATTAACCAAAATTAAAGCCGCTTTGGCTATTTTGCCGCATGGTCTTAAAGATCCGGCTAAGTCCGTATCCATCAAAGCGATGTTTTTATTTTTATCTCCGGCACAGCCGATATTCTTCCAACAACACTTACAACTTTTAGCCTCTTTGGCCGAAACATTTAAAATAGATTTTATAACAGATTTGGCCCATTGCCAAACCTCACAAGAAGCAGCAAATAAATTTATAGAAAAATAAGAGATTATAATATGGCTATACGCAAAATCGTAAAATACGGAGACCCTATCCTACGCAAAAAACTAAAACCGGTCAATTTTGAGCAATTAGCCCCTCAGTTGCCGGAGTTGTTAAAAGATATGGAAGAAACCTGTCTTTCTGTAAATGGAGTGGGTTTGGCGGCCAATCAAATCGGCCTTGATATGCGTTTAGCACTTATTTTAATCCCACAATCCGACAAAAAAGATGCTCCGCTTAAGCGTTTTGTCATCATTAATCCGGAATTTGTAGAGAAAACGGGTGAGGTAATAGAAGAAGAA
The DNA window shown above is from Elusimicrobiaceae bacterium and carries:
- the rimI gene encoding ribosomal protein S18-alanine N-acetyltransferase; the protein is MIILAQAHHAADLAEIEAQQPNAAGWKRQGFEGELAQSCSQIYCACSNHKIIGFLALRSAGGFAEILNVAVEINFTRQGVGFSLLSYALDRLKEQAVNQVTLEVAQDNKPAVSLYKKAGLQILGQRKDFYGAGKNAFIMGLNL
- the def gene encoding peptide deformylase, which codes for MAIRKIVKYGDPILRKKLKPVNFEQLAPQLPELLKDMEETCLSVNGVGLAANQIGLDMRLALILIPQSDKKDAPLKRFVIINPEFVEKTGEVIEEEGCLSLPGLWVEVPRATEVTIQFLNEKGEKVKVRARGLLAKAFQHEMDHLDGNLFIDHADPTLKPAIKKELKKLRPTWQ
- a CDS encoding tetratricopeptide repeat protein, with amino-acid sequence MRKIFLLLFLSVALLEAAPLKLSPQGQNQAQLYLDFLQGAILEDKDFKQSCLHYQKAFQLAPTSKYLRQLLMMCALSEKDMKKADLYADYIDMGENDETDLSIYAFYKWRKGEISQAKKYYELSLEKNPDDLRTLYQYLLLLSYIDVDQAAQKLEERKDSYPGLTHVIYYEIGNIYYHKKQFTKALDYYNKSTQEKPEYPQPYLARAEMYERASQFFLMLRELEQVEKLGYEDASVFSRMGSVFIIVNDTAKAKHYFQKAKALYNADIPAGYFLALLAEEEGDFASAISYLQETADYEKDAGKWLQVSFYQEQLKDEKAALKTLKTAHQKFADNIEIAYFYALMLQQLEQHKKATAIFKKILSTNPQYENARLALAFSLESLKKYNEMEQEILLILQQNPENAAAYNLWGYSLTQRNLDLDKAQELITKALSLSPKDKSFIDSLGWVYYQKQNYTAALDIWNGLDMEFIQKNPEVSYHVGATYYQLKQWDQAQKYLKMAAPTLKPAKKLLKKLKKQSLQDKN
- a CDS encoding PTS sugar transporter subunit IIA, whose product is MLEKKNQLMALLPSENILILKDATSKTDVISQLTQLVCQGENSLDYTDVFTQILKREESLSTTLDTGLSIPHARLEELTKIKAALAILPHGLKDPAKSVSIKAMFLFLSPAQPIFFQQHLQLLASLAETFKIDFITDLAHCQTSQEAANKFIEK